A genomic segment from Chitinophaga niabensis encodes:
- a CDS encoding glycosyl hydrolase: protein MRKLATTFYCICMLMIMQGKAQTFTQLQKQFTAPGREYGSAPLWVWNTKITKKEIDLMLQDFKDKAFGGVMVHPRPGLITSYLSNEWFDLFRYTVAKGKALGLDVWIYDENSYPSGFAGGHVPDQMPESYNQGQMLQITKTDTFPKDTKYLFVCVQEVNGSFKDVTSQMQELKGKTGRFYLFHKRYYSKSGWYGGFSYVDLMVKGVTEKFLEVTMKGYEKVAGNEFGKTVKGLFSDEPGIQAEYPNTVRWTPDLFSTFQQKWGYALQPNLPSLFEEVGDWKKVRHNFYQTLLDLFIDRWSKPMHNYMEKHNMPWTGHYWEHGWPNPEHGPDNMAMYAWHQQPGIDMLFNQFNETSPGAQFGNIRSVKELASVANQLNKKRTLSETYGGGGWDLTYKDLKRLGDWEYVLGVNFLNQHLSFMTISGARKGDYPQSFSYHNPWWQHYATLNNYYTRLSFALSQGQQRNEILVIEPTTTAWSYAIHGKNHPHLGEIGNAFQAFVTKLEKAQVEYDLGSEYIIREHGKAENGKFIVGQRAYSTVVIPPGMENIDGPTYKLLKAYADQGGRILLYEKLQTLDGAAGNALDFGEVHHSLDTKIFPSKDFNISFSGGNLFHHRRAFADGQLIFLANSGMESTATGQLQLKGKDVLLMDLFTGKIYDYPAQSSASGLRVDFNVPAAGSMLLFVADKQQAGFPAWPVKGTAAAVNTNTAEAVRPAANTLMIDFADVAFGDTLLKENHVTNATDVLFKKYNYTSGNPWNHEVQFKDRLVAKDTFTTHTGYTATYRFEIEEHVAFNKFTAVIEHPELWNKILVNGKAIQPVKGKWWLDRSFGVLEIGALLKTGENTLTLSITPMSIYAEIEPVYILGDFNLSAAAKGFKIVPPQPLQLGSWKEQGLPLYGQSISYKKELSVANTGQQYEVVLGAWKGTVAEVKVNGIKAGIIFTDPNALNITKYLKKGTNQLEVIVTGSFKNLLGPHHNKPQPGIASPWHWRNIKAYPSGKDYDLYDYGLIEDFRIIQYK, encoded by the coding sequence ATGCGAAAGCTTGCTACCACGTTCTACTGCATCTGTATGTTGATGATCATGCAGGGGAAAGCACAAACATTTACTCAACTGCAAAAACAATTCACTGCACCCGGCAGGGAATATGGCAGCGCACCTTTATGGGTATGGAACACAAAAATAACAAAGAAGGAAATAGACCTGATGCTGCAGGATTTTAAAGACAAAGCATTCGGCGGTGTAATGGTACATCCCCGCCCGGGACTCATCACTTCTTATCTCTCCAATGAATGGTTCGATCTTTTCCGGTACACTGTAGCCAAAGGCAAAGCCCTTGGGCTGGATGTATGGATCTATGACGAAAACTCCTACCCCTCTGGTTTTGCAGGAGGCCACGTTCCTGACCAGATGCCGGAATCCTATAACCAGGGGCAAATGCTGCAGATCACTAAAACAGATACCTTTCCAAAGGATACAAAATATCTCTTTGTTTGCGTACAGGAAGTGAACGGCAGCTTTAAAGATGTAACATCACAGATGCAGGAACTCAAAGGTAAAACCGGCAGGTTCTACCTGTTCCATAAAAGATACTACAGCAAATCCGGCTGGTACGGCGGCTTCAGTTATGTGGACCTGATGGTGAAAGGCGTAACAGAAAAGTTCCTGGAAGTAACCATGAAAGGATACGAGAAAGTAGCCGGCAACGAATTCGGTAAAACCGTAAAAGGACTTTTCTCCGATGAACCCGGCATACAGGCAGAATACCCCAACACCGTACGCTGGACGCCCGACCTGTTCAGCACCTTTCAGCAGAAGTGGGGATATGCCTTACAACCCAATCTCCCCTCTTTATTTGAAGAAGTGGGAGACTGGAAGAAAGTAAGACATAACTTCTATCAAACCCTGCTGGACCTCTTCATTGACCGCTGGTCCAAACCCATGCACAATTACATGGAAAAGCATAACATGCCCTGGACAGGTCACTACTGGGAACATGGCTGGCCTAATCCTGAACACGGCCCCGATAACATGGCCATGTATGCCTGGCATCAGCAACCGGGTATAGACATGCTGTTCAACCAATTCAATGAAACAAGCCCCGGCGCTCAGTTCGGCAACATCCGCTCTGTAAAGGAACTAGCCAGCGTAGCTAACCAGCTGAATAAAAAAAGGACACTGAGTGAAACCTATGGCGGCGGCGGCTGGGACCTTACCTACAAAGACCTGAAACGCCTGGGAGACTGGGAATATGTGCTGGGTGTGAATTTCCTCAACCAGCACCTTTCCTTTATGACCATCTCCGGCGCAAGGAAAGGAGATTACCCGCAATCCTTCTCTTATCATAATCCCTGGTGGCAACACTATGCAACACTGAATAATTATTACACCCGTTTGTCTTTTGCCTTATCACAAGGCCAGCAACGGAATGAGATACTCGTTATAGAACCCACCACCACTGCATGGTCCTACGCCATCCATGGCAAAAACCATCCGCACCTCGGGGAGATAGGCAATGCTTTCCAGGCCTTTGTAACCAAACTCGAAAAAGCACAGGTGGAATACGACCTGGGATCAGAATACATTATCAGGGAACATGGCAAAGCAGAGAACGGAAAATTTATAGTAGGGCAAAGGGCTTACAGCACCGTAGTGATCCCTCCCGGCATGGAAAATATAGACGGGCCTACTTACAAATTATTAAAAGCATATGCAGATCAGGGCGGCAGAATATTGCTGTACGAAAAACTGCAAACACTGGATGGCGCAGCCGGCAATGCACTGGATTTCGGGGAAGTACATCATTCCCTTGATACAAAGATCTTCCCCTCAAAAGATTTCAATATCAGCTTTTCCGGTGGCAATCTCTTTCATCACCGCAGGGCCTTTGCAGACGGTCAGCTGATCTTCCTGGCTAATTCCGGTATGGAAAGCACAGCCACAGGGCAATTGCAGCTGAAAGGAAAAGATGTGCTGCTGATGGACCTCTTCACAGGTAAGATATATGACTATCCTGCACAAAGTTCCGCCAGCGGCCTCAGGGTTGATTTCAATGTTCCCGCTGCCGGCAGTATGCTGCTGTTCGTTGCAGATAAACAGCAGGCAGGCTTCCCTGCATGGCCTGTTAAAGGAACGGCTGCCGCTGTGAATACCAACACCGCTGAAGCTGTACGCCCCGCCGCCAATACGCTCATGATCGATTTCGCAGATGTAGCATTTGGCGATACCCTGCTGAAGGAAAATCATGTGACCAATGCTACAGATGTGCTCTTCAAAAAATACAATTATACCAGCGGTAATCCCTGGAATCACGAAGTGCAATTTAAAGACAGGCTGGTAGCAAAAGATACTTTCACTACCCATACCGGGTATACCGCTACCTATCGTTTTGAGATAGAGGAGCACGTAGCTTTTAATAAGTTCACTGCCGTAATAGAACATCCTGAACTATGGAATAAGATCCTCGTGAACGGCAAAGCCATACAACCTGTGAAAGGGAAATGGTGGCTGGACAGGTCGTTCGGTGTATTGGAGATAGGTGCTTTACTGAAAACAGGGGAAAACACCCTCACGCTTTCGATTACCCCCATGAGCATTTATGCGGAGATAGAACCCGTGTATATCCTTGGAGACTTTAACCTGTCCGCAGCAGCGAAAGGTTTTAAGATTGTACCGCCGCAGCCATTGCAATTGGGCAGCTGGAAAGAACAGGGGCTTCCCTTATACGGGCAAAGCATCAGCTACAAAAAAGAATTATCAGTAGCTAATACCGGCCAGCAATATGAAGTGGTGCTGGGAGCATGGAAAGGTACCGTGGCTGAAGTAAAGGTGAATGGTATAAAAGCAGGTATTATATTTACGGATCCCAATGCATTGAACATCACAAAATATCTGAAGAAAGGAACAAACCAGTTGGAAGTGATTGTGACAGGTAGCTTTAAGAACCTGCTGGGACCACATCATAATAAGCCACAACCCGGGATAGCAAGTCCCTGGCATTGGCGGAACATCAAAGCATATCCTTCCGGTAAGGATTACGATCTATATGATTATGGCCTGATAGAAGATTTCAGGATCATACAATACAAATAA
- a CDS encoding SGNH/GDSL hydrolase family protein, producing MKKIQLICCLLFLSGLVSAQVNREEYLKDIKLELVKEWPKNRTINLVFHGHSVPSGYFRTPQVNTLDAYPQLVLKALKASYPHAVINVIVTAIGGENSVNGEKRFEKDVLIHQPDVLFIDYALNDRGPGLEAAKAAWEKMIRAALAKGIKVILLSPSADLSEDIQSDAAPLAKHTKQIREMADAFKVGFSDSYSQFKAVQPLKDYMSQGNHPNKEGHELIAKEIVRWFK from the coding sequence ATGAAAAAGATACAACTCATTTGCTGCCTCCTGTTCTTATCAGGCCTGGTTTCAGCACAGGTAAACAGGGAAGAATATCTCAAAGATATCAAATTAGAACTGGTAAAAGAATGGCCGAAGAACAGGACCATCAACCTGGTATTCCATGGTCACTCTGTTCCTTCCGGTTACTTCAGAACACCACAGGTGAACACGCTGGATGCATATCCCCAACTGGTGCTGAAAGCATTAAAGGCAAGTTACCCGCACGCAGTGATCAATGTGATCGTAACAGCTATCGGCGGCGAAAACAGTGTAAACGGAGAGAAACGTTTTGAGAAAGATGTACTCATCCATCAACCGGATGTATTGTTCATTGACTATGCCCTGAACGACAGAGGGCCGGGACTGGAAGCAGCCAAAGCAGCCTGGGAGAAAATGATCCGCGCGGCATTGGCCAAAGGCATCAAAGTGATCCTGCTTTCTCCTTCTGCAGACCTCTCTGAAGATATTCAAAGTGATGCTGCCCCGCTGGCAAAACATACAAAACAGATCAGGGAAATGGCAGATGCATTCAAGGTAGGTTTCTCTGACAGTTACAGCCAGTTCAAAGCCGTGCAGCCACTTAAAGATTACATGTCCCAGGGGAATCACCCTAATAAAGAAGGCCACGAACTGATCGCAAAAGAGATCGTCCGATGGTTTAAATAA